A genomic segment from Desulfobulbaceae bacterium encodes:
- a CDS encoding purine-binding chemotaxis protein CheW — MGDEGSNQTNQYLTFRLGEEIFAIEIGKVREVLDFSAVTKVPQTPPFMRGVINLRGSVVPVMDMNLKFGRSSTEKTVNTCIIIAEITVDGETTIVGALADSVQEVLDMEPSQIEPAPKIGTKLNTEFIKGMGKTGDTFIMILDIDKVFSVEEMDLIGTTATMVEPAVK, encoded by the coding sequence ATGGGGGACGAAGGAAGCAACCAGACCAATCAATACCTGACTTTCAGACTCGGGGAAGAAATCTTTGCCATTGAAATTGGCAAGGTCCGTGAAGTGTTGGATTTTAGCGCCGTCACCAAGGTGCCGCAAACACCGCCATTCATGCGCGGGGTCATTAATCTTCGCGGTAGCGTGGTGCCGGTGATGGACATGAACTTGAAATTCGGGCGATCAAGCACCGAAAAAACGGTCAATACCTGCATCATTATCGCCGAGATTACGGTGGACGGAGAGACTACCATTGTTGGCGCTTTAGCCGATTCAGTGCAAGAGGTGTTGGATATGGAACCGAGCCAGATTGAGCCGGCGCCTAAGATCGGCACCAAACTCAACACCGAGTTTATTAAAGGCATGGGCAAGACCGGCGACACTTTCATCATGATTCTGGATATAGATAAGGTGTTTTCGGTTGAGGAAATGGACCTGATTGGGACCACTGCCACGATGGTCGAACCGGCAGTTAAGTAG